In Dysidea avara chromosome 3, odDysAvar1.4, whole genome shotgun sequence, a single window of DNA contains:
- the LOC136249267 gene encoding LETM1 domain-containing protein 1-like, producing MAMAKIVTISTPLPRPLLCITASFSVRSVGVNRVCLLGQRVNFSNRVVSGNIFVRSYTSSPSDDSDDTTLWRRFVNTVKLMAKGSKLIVTDLKKMLEIRRAAVDSGFYLLSGKAPKRRNVTITRAELSFVIQVRRDLSRCLPVVILFFIPFIGYFAVPIILLFPHKVLSRQFVSKEKAMEYTKMDYKTRQSSARQFVNKMISQNSQLSSLLNGPLTSDNLISIHNALKSKQSLTWNENRLLSSSLGQISYLLSYNLNRGRRRYMRYLYMEDWLIKLEGGVAKLSEEEIEQACYARGLLADSSRSPSSLTERLKQWLKYSTSFTECPVTTLAATASIATAMK from the exons ATGGCTATGGCAAAGATTGTGACGATTTCCACACCACTACCTCGACCGCTACTTTGTATCACTGCGAGCTTCTCAGTAAGAAGTGTCGGGGTAAACAGAGTATGTTTGTTAGGCCAGAGAGTGAACTTCAGTAACCGTGTTGTTTCTGGTAATATATTCGTGAGATCCTACACCAGTTCCCCCAGTGATGACAGTGATGATACGACACTTTGGCGACGATTTGTTAACACTGTGAAACTCATGGCCAAAGGATCAAAGCTTATAGTCACGGATTTGAAGAAAATGTTGGAAATTAGGAGGGCTGCTGTTGACTCCGGTTTTTATTTGCTGTCAGGAAAAGCACCTAAACGAAGGAACGTTACCATAACAAGAGCAGAACTAAGTTTTGTTATTCAG gTTCGTAGGGACCTGTCAAGATGCCTCCCTGTGGTTATCTTATTCTTCATCCCTTTCATTGGATACTTTGCTGTGCCAAT AATTCTACTATTTCCTCACAAAGTTTTGTCAAGACAATTCGTCTCCAAGGAGAAGGCAATGGAATACACAAAAATGGATTATAAGACACGGCAATCATCTGCTCGTCAGTTTGTCAACAAGATGATCAGCCAAAATTCTCAACTGTCTTCATTACTGAATGGTCCCCTAACCTCTGACAATTTGATTTCCATTCATAATGCGCTTAAGAGCAAGCAAAGTTTAACATGGAATGAAAAT CGTCTTTTGAGCTCATCTCTTGGACAGATTTCATACCTACTCAGTTATAATCTGAATAGAGGCAGAAGAAGATACATGCGATATTTATACATGGAGGACTGGTTGATAAAACTTGAAGGCGGTGTGGCCAAACTGTCAGAGGAAGAAATAGAGCAG GCCTGCTATGCTAGAGGATTATTAGCTGATTCTAGTAGATCACCATCCAGTCTGACTGAACGACTAAAGCAGTGGTTAAAATACTCTACCAGTTTTACAG AATGTCCAGTAACCACTCTAGCTGCTACAGCATCAATAGCTACTGCAATGAAGTAA
- the LOC136249266 gene encoding tripartite motif-containing protein 2-like translates to MCKSYIEITSQMMAHDLKKAAQNLTCPVCYSIYKNPKYLPCHHSYCEACLENLIKENFTINCPECRQTAIIPAGGVKELADNFFINRLVDQLILQNKVENEVEVKCDRCEEPDPVVTYCPDCSVFLCHVCNEAHSRDKMTRDHGKIPLAELRSKKDVPIRAKPKPQMCKEHSNELVYYCETCQELVCLYCTVKDHVGHIHDTTKQMAKKHKRELEGFEVPLEEMTKDLLKVHDGISRIRDKIIKQKDEVKRKIDQYYDDLNRALMRQKEQLKQQVDKIESQEEKAVIQQLEKVETVQEKVMNMKSLHDEAMDSSDQEFLSAKKQIVDRMQKLTENYKQMNTQPLETAIVKFSPAPESFPKFGSIHVHANPEAMEIIHLPSNIIVGKEVECTIITKYVSGSQHFQGGDKVAVTLKSSKGNVTSASVTDNDDGSHRVSFVVQQIGEYKLSISINGQELYKQFRKLMARTNYRTIEIPRNTITNDGNLGEPWGIAFRSDDTWAVTDYLKHHVYIFDSDDQLITTFGTKGTNNGQFKNPRGVTFDDYHLFVVDSGNHRVQKFDVNGNYLLQFGGKGPGEGNLNDPRGITAHNGMVYIAEQSNKRISVFTGDGQFSLLIGKGYLNNPYNVVVSVNDLIFVADYNHHCVYSFTMTGVNVGKIGTQGNEFGQLNNPVSLATDPCGFIVIAENSNHRVSILTDNGNFVHCFGSKGNGDGQFSNPRGVALKSNGSIYVCDRNNNKIQIFSHLV, encoded by the coding sequence ATGTGTAAATCATATATAGAAATAACTTCACAGATGATGGCTCACGATTTGAAGAAAGCAGCACAAAATCTTACTTGCCCAGTGTGTTATAGTATTTACAAGAATCCTAAATATCTTCCTTGTCATCATTCCTATTGTGAAGCATGTCTAGAGAATTTGATAAAGGAGAACTTTACTATCAACTGTCCTGAATGTAGACAAACAGCAATCATTCCTGCAGGAGGAGTCAAGGAATTGGCAGACAATTTCTTTATCAATCGTTTGGTAGATCAACTGATTTTACAGAACAAGGTAGAAAATGAAGTAGAAGTGAAATGTGACAGATGTGAGGAGCCTGATCCGGTGGTGACATACTGTCCTGACTGCAGCGTATTCTTGTGCCATGTTTGTAATGAAGCACACAGCCGTGATAAGATGACCCGTGATCATGGCAAAATCCCATTAGCTGAACTGAGATCCAAAAAAGATGTCCCCATTCGAGCTAAACCTAAGCCACAAATGTGCAAAGAACACAGCAATGAGTTGGTGTACTACTGTGAAACATGCCAAGAACTGGTCtgtttgtactgtacagtaaagGATCACGTAGGTCATATTCACGACACCACAAAACAGATGGCAAAAAAGCACAAAAGGGAACTAGAAGGCTTTGAAGTGCCCTTAGAAGAAATGACAAAAGACCTCTTGAAAGTTCATGATGGAATCAGCAGAATTAGAGATAAGATCATAAAACAAAAGGATGAAGTAAAAAGAAAAATTGATCAGTATTACGATGATTTGAACAGAGCGCTAATGAGACAAAAAGAGCAATTAAAACAACAGGTGGACAAGATCGAGTCACAAGAGGAAAAAGCAGTAATCCAACAACTAGAAAAAGTAGAAACAGTGCAAGAAAAAGTTATGAACATGAAAAGTTTACACGATGAAGCAATGGATAGCTCTGATCAAGAATTCTTGTCAGCAAAGAAACAGATTGTTGATCGCATGCAGAAATTGACAGAAAATTACAAACAGATGAACACACAACCTTTGGAAACAGCCATAGTCAAGTTTTCTCCTGCACCAGAATCTTTTCCAAAGTTTGGCAGTATCCATGTTCATGCAAATCCAGAAGCAATGGAGATTATACATCTTCCATCAAACATAATCGTTGGTAAAGAAGTAGAATGCACAATCATCACTAAATATGTAAGCGGTAGCCAACACTTTCAAGGAGGTGATAAAGTAGCAGTAACGTTAAAATCCAGTAAAGGAAATGTAACATCAGCAAGTGTTACTGACAATGATGATGGAAGCCACAGAGTTTCATTCGTGGTGCAACAAATTGGAGAGTACAAGTTATCTATTTCAATCAATGGACAAGAACTGTACAAACAATTCCGCAAACTAATGGCACGCACTAACTATCGGACAATTGAGATACCAAGAAATACAATAACCAACGATGGCAATCTGGGTGAGCCATGGGGGATTGCATTCCGTTCAGACGACACATGGGCAGTGACTGATTATCTCAAACACCATGTTTACATATTTGATTCAGATGACCAACTAATCACTACGTTTGGCACCAAGGGGACCAACAATGGCCAATTTAAAAATCCTCGTGGAGTTACATTTGATGATTATCACCTGTTTGTAGTAGACAGCGGCAACCACAGAGTGCAGAAATTTGATGTCAATGGAAACTACCTATTACAGTTTGGAGGCAAAGGACCAGGTGAAGGTAATTTGAATGACCCACGTGGCATCACAGCTCACAATGGCATGGTGTATATTGCTGAACAAAGCAATAAGCGCATCTCAGTGTTCACCGGTGATGGCCAGTTTTCCCTCCTAATAGGCAAGGGGTACCTGAACAACCCTTACAATGTGGTGGTCAGTGTTAATGACCTTATTTTTGTTGCTGATTACAATCATCACTGTGTATACAGTTTTACAATGACAGGTGTTAACGTGGGTAAGATTGGTACACAAGGAAATGAATTCGGGCAGCTAAATAATCCAGTTAGTCTGGCTACCGATCCGTGTGGCTTCATAGTAATTGCCGAAAATAGCAACCATCGTGTATCCATTTTAACTGATAACGGTAACTTTGTGCATTGCTTTGGATCAAAAGGCAATGGCGATGGACAATTCTCCAACCCACGTGGAGTAGCACTCAAATCAAATGGTAGCATCTATGTCTGTGACCgtaacaacaacaaaattcaAATATTTTCTCATCTTGTATGA